ATCGCCGTCCCACAGGGTGACGTGCCCGGTGGAGTCGCCGACGGCGAGCCGGGTGCCGTCGGGACTGAACGCCAGCGCGGTCACCTGGCGGCCGTCGGCGAGCGCGCGCCCGGAGACCTTCCCGGCCCTCGGATCGGCGTACTGGTCGTCGGAGGTCACGAGCAGATCCCCGTCGGGTCGCACGGCCAGGGCCGCCCCGGACAGACCGCGCACGGTCCCCGACCGCCGGTGGGCGCGGGTGTCCCAGACCTCCGTGGTGGAGACGTCGGGGGCGGCGCGGGCCGCCAGCAGCGTGCGGCCGCCGGGACCCAGGGCCAGGGCGGTGACCGGACGGTCGGCGGCGCCGGACGTGTCGAGGACCGTACGCACCCGGTGCGCCCTCACGTCCCACACGGTGAAGCGCAGCCGCAGGGAGCCGTGCGAGGACACGGTGTCGGCGACGGCCAGCGATCCCCCGTCCGGGCTGAAGGCCAGCAGGGGGACGTCCGTATCGGACACGCTCGGCAGTGTGCCGAGCGCTGCGCGGGCGAGGACCGCGCCCATGGGGGTTCCCCCGCTCGAGCGAAGCCGGGAGTGGGGGAGCGTCGAACGCAGCTCGAAACGGTAGCCGCCGCCGGACCCGGTGACGATGGCCAGGGCGGTGCCGTCCGGGCTGAGCGCGCTCGCGTCGGCCGGAGTGCTCTGCCATGGCGGGGTGAGACGGTCGGTCAGGTCGAAGGTGTGGACTGTGGCACCGTCCAGGTAGCGCAGGAGGCGAGGCGTGCCCAGGTCCCAGGTCAGCCCAACGGCCTCGTCCTTGGACAGCTGCCGGTGGAACACCTGCGTACCGCCGGTGGACAGTCGCCACACGGCGAGTTCGTGGTCGTCCGCCGTGGCGAGGAACTCGCCGTCGCGCGAGAGAGCGGCCTGGGTGAAGCCGGTGATCCCGTCACCGGCGAAGTCGGCGAGCGTGCGTCCGCTGCGGATGTCCCAGGCCAGGGCCCTCGTGCCGGAGGCGGCGGCCAGCCGTCTGCCGTCCGCGCTGAACCGCAGCAGGCGTGCACCGCCGTCCGCGCCGGAGCCGGTGCCGCACACGGTCCTGTCCGCCTTCTCCCAGGCACCCGGCAGCCGCTTGCGGCCGGCCGTGTCCCACAGCTGGAGCGGCCCTTCGGCGGGACAGAGGGCGAGCAGGCGTCCACCGGGGCCGACGGCCGCCGAGGCGAGCGTGCGCCCGAGGCCGGTGGTGAAGAGGACCTTGCCGTCGTCCGTCCGGCGCAGCCGGACCGTGCCCGGACCGTCCGGCGGCGCGACGAGATAAGCGCTCCCGTCGGGCGCGCTGCCCTGGAGCGACGCGTCGCCCAGTTCGGCTTCGGACCTGCCCCGCGGAAGGTTCCACACCTTCTCGCCCGCGTCCGGCCCGATGACGTCGAGATACCGGGAGCGGGGCCCGACGTCGGCCACCTCGGTGCCGCTCGGCAGGCGGTAAGTGGCGGTGACCTTGTGGTCGGCCACGTTCCGGGCAGTCACCGCGGAGCCCTCGACACTGACCAGCGTCCGGCCGCCGTCGGAGAGGAAACGCCTGACGCCCTTGCCCGCCTGGGGGTCGGTGAAGGCGTCCCGTTCCGGCTGCGCCAGGGCACCCAGCAGCGCCGAGCGGGACTCGGTGAGCGGGGCGGTCTTCCATGCCGCCACCCCGAGCAGGGCGGCGGTACGGGGATCGGTGGAGCGCAGACTGCCGGCCACGGTGGCCAGGCGGCGGGCGGTGGCCTTGGCGGTCTCCTCCTGGCTCACCTCATTGCGCTGCCAGGCGACCAGGCCGGCGGCCAGCGCCAGCACGAGGAACACGGACAGGCCGACGGTCAGGGAACGTGTCCGCCGCACGGAGCGGGTCGCGGTCTCCCGCTCGGCGTCCCGGGCGGCGAGGGAAGCGGTGAGGAAGGCTCGTTCCGGCCCGGTCAGATCGTCTTCTCGTGCCCGCTGGCCGTCGTTCTCCTGCCGGGCGAACAGTTCCTCGGCCCGGGTCAGCCGCGTGCCCCGGTACAGTGCGCCGGGGTCGTGTGCCAGCTCCTCCCAGCCGCGCGCCGCCTCACCGAGCCGACGCTGCTCGCGCAGCCGCTCCCGGCCCTCCTCGATCCAGCCGGCCAGCCGCGGCCAGCCGGTGATCAGCGCCTCGTGCGCGAGTTCCACCGTGTCGCCGTCCAGGGTGACCAGACGGGCGGCGACGAGACGTTCCAGCACCTCCTGCACACCGTTGCCCAGCTCGGCGCGGGACGCCGGACGACGGGTGTCGGCCGTGTTGTCGCCGGGCGTGATGAGCCGCAGCAGGATGCGTCGGGCCGCCCTGCCCTGCTCCGCCGGCAGCGCCCCGTACGCCTCCTCCGCGGTGGCGGCGATCGCGCCGCGTGCGCCGCCCGTCTCCTCGTAGGCAGCCAGGGTCAGCAACCGACCGCGGCGGCGGTGCCAGGTCTCCAGTAGTGCGTGGGAGAGCATGGGCAGCGCGCCCGGCTGGTCCATGACCTCGTCGAGGATGCGGGCGGTGAGAGCGCGCTCCACGTTCAGGCCGACGGAGGCGGCCGGTCCGGTGATCACCTCGCGCAGCTCGTCCCGGCTCATCGGCCCGACCAGCAGAGCGGCCCGGCAGACGGTCTCTGCCAGCTCACGGTGATCGGCGCAGTGGCCGTAGAAGTCGCCGCGCACCGCGACCAGCACGCGCAGTCGGCTCTCCGGCCGGCGGGCCGCGAGCAGCAGATCCAGGAACCGGTCCCGTTCCGCACGGTCGCGGCACAGGGTGAACAGCTCCTCGAACTGATCGACGATCACCCAGGTCTCCCCGTCGCCGTCGCGGGGGAGGAACGCCTTCTCGTGCGTGCGGGCCGGCCGCTCACCGGGGGTGAGCACACGGATCACCGCCGGCCGCTCGGCACCTTCCGCCTGCCGCAGTCTCGGAATCAGCCCTGCCCGCAGCAGCGACGACTTGCCACTGCCGGATGCCCCGAACACCGCCGCGAACCGGTGCTCGCGCACCAACTCCATCAGGTCGGTGACGAGAGCCTCCCGGCCGAAGAACAGGTCACTGTCGTCCGGCTCGAAGCGGGCCAGCCCCCGGTACGGCGGCCTCTCGTCCGGCGCAGGCGCCCGGACCTCGGCGTCCGCCTCCCGCCAGCGCCGTTCCCATTCGTCCGGGTCGGCATCCAGTGCCTCGGCGTACGCCCGCACCACCGCCGGTGAGGGCAGCCGATCTCCGGCCGCCGCCTGGGACATCGCGGTGAGCGAGTATCCCGACCGCTCGGCCATCTCCCTGTACGGCGGCTTCCCCGCCTTCTCCCGCAGGACACGGAGGTCGTGCGCGAGCCGTTGTACGGGACCGGCGTCCGGGTCGACCGGCTTTTCGCGACGTCCCACCGAAAGTACCTTTCACCTGGTGAACCCGGACAGCAGGCGGTCAAGGTACGTTTTTTTCCGATTCCCTCGCAATCCTGGCCCCTGTGAGGCTGCCCACGGGTTCACCCTGAAGGGCACGCCATGGCCCGACGCCGTGAGGGGGACGAGTGCCGTGACTGCGTCGCCTTCTCCGTGCTCGGGGCTCGTCGACGCGTAGGTCGACTGAGGAGGGCGTCGCGACTGCACGTGGATGCCGGTCCCCGCACTGGTTTGCGAGATCACATGGAGCGGATCGGGGACCGGTCCCGGACGCTCGTCCTAGCATCCGACATCAGCTGCGGGCAGCACCCACGACCGGCCTCCACCGGAGTCAAGTGCCTCGCGTGCGACCAACGATTCGGGTCCGGTACGCGCAAGCCCGGTCTTCATTGCAGATGCAGTGTGTGCTGGAGACACCGGTGAAGGGGGACGACCGTGGGGCAGGTGCGCGAGGGTGCACGATTGGCGGCTTGGGCCGTCAGCGGGGTCATCGGCCTGGCGGTGTTGTACGTGATCGGGGTGTTCGCCTTCGGCGGTGCCGAGTGGATCACCGCCCCGTTCCGCGGTGAGGCGGACAAGCGCGAGAACACCGTCGGCTCGGGCGAGTTCCGTCAGACCGCGTACGAGGAGTTCTTCGATCTGTGCGAGGCGGTGCAGAACGCCGAAGGGACGATCCAGGCGCTCCAGGAGGAGCGGGAGGTCGCTTCGGAAACTCGCACGACGCAGATCGACCAGTCGATCACCGCGCTGAAGGCCACGCGGATCGAGTCGGTCAACACCTACAACTCGAAGGCCGCCCAGGAGCACCGCGCACCCTTCCGCGACAAGGATCTGCCGTACCGGCTGGATGCCACCGCCGAGCACACCACGTGCACCAACTGATCCCCGTCTCATCCCGGGAAGAGGGCAGCACCGCATGAAGAAGTTCGCACGCATGGCCCAGGCCACCGTTGCCGCACTCGTTGTGGGCCTTGCCCTGACGTCCTGCACCGACTCCAGCCAGGACAAGGAGAACAAGGCCAAGCAGGACAACTACGACCACCTCGTGGCCCAGCAGCCGGCGGGCCGCATGGCGTACTCGCCGACCCGCGAAGCGATCAACCAGTGGATCAGGACGTGGGGGAAGCGGGGCAAACTCTCGTACGTCTACATCCAGAACGCCAAGGGCGAGTACGGGTACTTCATCATGAAGGGCCTGCCGGTGCCGCGCTGCAAGATGCTCACTCCGACGGAGAGGGTGGAGTCCTCCTCCAACGGCGTCGCGGTCCTCGCACAGCCCGGCATGGACGGCACGTACACGTCGGGTTCCACCTGCAACGCCTACTACGGTTTCGATGCCACGACGGGCGCGTACATGGAGTTCACGGTCGGCACGAACCAGTCGTTCTTCCTGTTCGACAAGCCCATGACGATGCCGGAGTACGCCAGCGCCAAGCAGTTGGGGCCGACCTCGGTGAAGGATGTCGGGCAGCAGCCTTGAGCGGGCGGGGCCGGTTGGAAGAGTTCCGGCCCCGTGCCCCGTCACGCGGCGTCGATGGCGACGGTGTCCCTGCGGGCAGGTCAGTACGCCGACTTCAGCGTTCCTCCGGGGAGTTTCTTCCCGTCCTCCCGGGCCACGCCGCACAGCACCCATCGGAACCCGGCGTCCCACTCCTCGTCCGAGGAGTACCAGCCCCACATCTCGTGTCCCTGGCCACGGGCCCAGTTGACGCCGTACTTCTCGTCGCAGAGGTCTCCCGCGTCGACACTGCCCGCCGAGCCGTCGCCCGAGGCCCGGGTCCAGCCCACCATCTGCTGGTCGTGCGGTCCGCCGCAGTTCACCAGGGTCTCGGTGTGCGTGTCGTCCTCCTCCTCCCGCGTGTCGATGCAGTCACCCGGGCCCAGTTGCGTGACGTACACCTCGTCGCCGAACTTGCGGAAGTCGCCGAGCGGGCCGCCTGCGGTGGCGTTCTTCAGGAAGAGCAGGCAGGCCGAGGGCGGCGGCTCGCTCTGCCCCGTCCCGGGCGTGAGGACGTACAGCACCGGGTCGGCCATGGTCGCCCGCAGCTTGGCGGTGCGCCGGGTGCACTCGTCCCGCACCGCCCGCGCGCCGCCGGCTGCGACGGTCGTGATGACCTGGCCGTCGGGATTGTCGTCGTAGCAGTCGACGAGCTTCACCTTGCGCAGCTCCTTGAACTTCCCGTCCTTCCCGTCGGCGTCGACGCACTGTCCCGGTGTGAGCTCCTCGCGCAGCCCCGCCTGCCGGCCGTACGGGTACGCAAGTCGGGTCACGGTCGGGGAAGGGCCCGCGGCCACCTTCTTGCCGACCTCCGACCCCTTCACCCCGGCCTTCTCCGCCGAGTACGTGGCGGCGCCCAGCGCGAATCCGCCGCCCCCCACCAGCACGGCAACCAGCGTCAGCAGTACGGACGTTCGCAGGCCGGGCGCTCGGCGAGCAGCGCCCGAGGCGCTCCCCGACGCGCTCCTGGAGCCGGTCGCGGCGGTGGAACCGGCGCTGGAACCGGTCCTCTCCCGGGCGGTTCCGGCGAGCGCGGGCAGCGGCGTACGAGGGGTCCCGGTTCCCTCGGCCTCCGCGAGCAGCTCACGCGCTCGCTCCACTCGCATACGCTCCGCCGGATCCTTGGCCAGCAGCCCCATGATCACGCGCCTCAGCGGGTCGCTCGCCCGCTGCGGTACGGCGGGTTCCGCGGTCAGCGCCGCCATGAGGGAGGCGTCGAGCGTGTCCCGCTCGAAGGGGGAGGCGCCCTCGACGGCGAAGTAGAGAGTGGCACCGATCGAGAACAGGTCGGTCGCTTCCGTCGCTTCGCCGCCGGACAGCCGTTCCGGCGCCAGGTAGCCCGGGGTGCCCACCACCATGCCGCTCCGGGTGACCCGGGTCTCCCGGGGCCACAGCGAGATGCCGTAGTCCGTGAGCAGGACCCGTCGATCGGCGGCGCCGGACGGGTCCGGCGCCAACAGGACGTTGGAGGGCTTCACGTCCCGGTGGATGATGCCGAGCCGGTGCCCGGCGGACAGCGCGTCGAGGGTGGCGGCCCCGATCCCGGCCACCTCCTCGCTCGGCAGCGGCCCGCGGTCCTCCACCACGGCCCGCAGATCCCGGGTGCCGGGCAGGTACTCCATCACGATCCACGGGCGGTCGTCGTCCTCCACCACGTCGTACACCGTGATCACGTTCGGGTGCTCGCGCAGCTGCGCCGCCTTCAGCGCCTCCCTGCGCCCGCGGTGGACGGGGTCGTCGCCGGGTCCGTCCGACTGGTGCGGAACGGCGATCTCCTTGACCGCGACCCGGACCTTGAGGTCCTCGTCCTCGGCCAGCCACACGTGTCCGCCACCGCCGGAGCCCAGCCGCTCCCGGAGCCGGTACCGTCCGGCGATGACCCCGCCGAGGCCACGGTCCGCGCCGCCGCTCACCGGACGACCAGCGGGCGGAAGGCGGACCGCACATCGGACGTGGACGGGTCGACGTACATCGAGACCGTGCTCTCCGCGGTGAAGATGGTCGAAGGGCAGCTTGTACCGCTGATCTGGATCTTGCGGTCGGCGACCAGCCTGCCGGTGCGCAGCTCGTAGACCTTCACCGGGATCTCGATCTTGTGGAAGCTCACGTACGAACTGGATCCGGAGAACCCGCTGTTGTAGTACGGGCAGGTCTCGACAGAATCCCCGAAGGTGTCCTCGCCCATGCAGACCACCAGCACCGCGTCGGCGGCATCGTGCGCCTTCCAGGAACCGGGGAACTGCTTCGGGTAACCGGACGCGGTGCCGTCCTCGTCAAAGGCGTAGAACAGCGCGCGGTTGGTGCCCTTGCCCATGGGCTTGGCGCCGCTGTACTTCGCCGGATTGGCGCAGTACTCGGGTTGTGTGCCGGTCTCTCCGGAGAGCAGGTTGCTGACGTTCGCCAACTCGATGCTCAGGGTGGCCTTCCTGGCTCCCTTCCGGGCCCGGTCCGCGAGGACGCTGCCGGGATACCGGTCGAGCAGCCGCTCGTAGTACGTACGCGCCTCCTCCCAACTGTCGTCCGCCAGGTGGTCGTCACCGCATCCGACGAGTGCCGCGGGCGCGGTCAGCGCGGCCGTGTCGGCGGCCCGGTCCAGTACGTCGTGGCTGCGCCCCCGGTCGCTGAGCCAGTCGGTGACGGCGGCGGTGTCGCAGGGGTCCTTGGCGGGCAGCCTGCCGAGGAATCCGTTCAAGGTCGCTTCGACCGTCTTCTCGTTGCCGCCTTCTGCCAGCACCGAGGCGAGTGTGCCGAAGCCGTCCGCCAGGGCCTCGGTGTCCCCGGTCAGCGCCGTGCTCAGCTCGGCCCGGGCCGTCCCCAGCCGGTCGCACGCCGCTACGGCCTCGTCACCGCGGGCGGTGAGCGGGGCGTCGGCGACGCGGTGCCCGAACCACACGCTGTCCTGGGCGGTCGACACCCGTGCGCAGTCGCCGCTTTCGCGTGCCTCGGTGACGCTCCGACCGATCCTGAACGCGTCGAAGCGCAACAGCCCCACCACCAGCAGCACCGGCAGCGTGACGCCGAGCGCGACCAGGCGCTGTCTGCGCGCGGTGCCCCGGCCACCGCCTCCGCGCGCCAGGAACCACCCGTGGACGACCACGGCCGCCCACCACACGAGCACGGCCACCTCGTACGACGGCGAGGCGGTCGTGACGAGACCGAAGACGAGTACGGCGGTGCCGGCCACGGCGGCGAGGGCGAGCCGGCGTCGCCGCAGCATCAGATAGCCGACGCCGAGCAGCGAGGCATTGCCCAGGGCGACGGCCACCGGGTCGGGTGCCCTGGGCTCGTCGGGCGCGGCACTCGGCATGGTGGGCAGGGCGTACGTCGGGTCGCTCATCCTGATCTCCCCCGGTCTCGATCACGAACAGGTCCGGTGCCCGCATGGTGCGGCGCCGTTCCCGGGAGGGGTCCCGGGGCGGACCGTGAACCGGCCGTGCTGTGGGGGATCTGGGCGGGTCCGCGCGAAGTCCGGTGAAAGAGATCACCGCCAGGTGTGGGCTGAGTACACTCCGTGGTCTGGCAGGACCATTGGCGGTGGGGTGAGGGGCGGGTCGGTGCTGGTGACGCCGGAGGCCGGGGACAAGATCGCCGGCCGGTACCTCTTGCGGGAGCCCATCGGCAGAGGCGGGATGGGCGTCGTCTGGCTGGCCTGGGACGAGCGGCTCGAACGGCGGGTCGCGGTCAAGTGCGCACGCCTGGACGACGATCGGGCCACGCGACGGCTCATGGGCGAGGCGCGCAACGCCGGGCGGCTGCACCACCCGAACATCGTGGGCGTCTTCGACTTCGTCGACGAGGGCGCCACCTGCTGGATCATCATGGAGTACGTCCCCTCGCGCAGCCTCGCGCAGATCCTGACGGAGAGCGGTCCGCTCACGCCCGAGGCGGCCGGGTCGATCGGCTGCCAGATCGCGGCCGCGCTGGCGAAGTCCCACCACGAGGGCGTGGTGCACGGCGATGTGACACCGGAGAACATCCTCGTCACCGGCGAAGGCGTCGCGAGACTGACCGACTTCGGGATCTCGCGGGCCCTGTGGAGCGACGTCACACACAGCGGGACGAGCAGTGTGCCAGGCAAACCCCGGTATCTGGCCCCCGAGTTGGCCAAGGGGCAGCCCGCGGGCGAGAAGTCCGACGTGTTCTCCCTGGGCGCCTCCCTGTTCATGGCGGTCGAGGGCCGGTCGCCGTACGGCGAGGTCGAACACCCCATGGCCTACCTGGCCCGGGCCGTCGAGGGACACATCGAGCCCGCGCACCGGGCCGGCCCGCTGGAGGGGCCGCTCACCGCCCTGCTGGAGGTGGAGCCCCGGCGCCGGCCCGACGCCGCCAAGGCGCAGAGGCTGCTGACGCGCGCCGCGCCACCACCCCCGCACATAGCGGAGCAGTTGCACGACAGCCGTATGCGGGACTTCACGTCCCCAACCCTCCGGCTGCGGCGACTCGTACGCCGCGCACCGGACTCCACGCCCTCCTTCGTGCCGCAGTCGCAACAGCCCCCACGCCGACGCCGGTTGGCCATCACGGCGGTGGCGCTGGCCGCGGCGGGCGCGATCACGGCAGGGCTGGTTGTCTTCGGCCCGTGGGCCTCGAAGGACGAAGGAGACGAGGGCGGCCGTAAGGGCGCGACCGACGCGAAACCCTCGGCCACGGCGCCGGCCGGTGCCGTCGGCGACGAGCGTACGGCGGACCCTTGCGGACTGCTCGACGCCGCCTCGCTGAGCCGCTTCGGCGACACCGTACTCGCCCCGGAGTACGGGGAGTTCGACCGCTGCGACGTCCTGGTGCGCAACAACAGCGGTGACGACAACGCGGACGTCCAGGTCAACCTCGACTCGGACCGGGACGACTTCGACGACATCGAATCCACCCACCTCGCCGGCGGCCTCACGGTCGTGACCCTCAAACGAAACGGGAGGGCCTGCGAGCGGGCCGTCCTCACCGCCGACGGCAAGCAGATCCGCGTCATCGGGAAACAGCTCGGCGAAGTGGCGCCCGACCCGTGCCAGATGGCCGACGCCGCCACCGACCGCGTGGTCGGCGTGCTGGCCGACGGCCCGGTGCCCCGGCGTTCGTCGTCACCGGCCGCGAACTCCCTGGCCCGGCTGGACACCTGCACCCTGCTCGACGCCACCGCGCTCAAGCGGCTGCCCGGCGTCGACGCGGACAACCGGGACCGCGGCTTCGGTTCCTGGAGTTGCGACTGGTCCAGCGACGACGGCAAGCGCGAGGTCGAGATCCAGTTCAGCCGGGACAACTCGCTGGACGCCGACGACGGAACGGCGGTGGACGTCGCCGGGACGCGGAGCTACTACGTGGCGGACGAGGCCGAGGACGACAGCTGCACCGTACGGACACCGCACCGTACGTACACGGACTCCGTCGGCGACCGCACGACCGAACTGGTCCAGCTGACCGTGTACGCCCCGCAGCCGGACCGGCAACTGTGCGACAGCGCGGCGGAGTTCGCGGCCGTCGTCGTGCGGAACATCGCGAAGCGGCTGCCGGAGGCGTGAGATGACGGAGCTGGGAACTCCCGACGGCACAGGCGCCAGGCGGTTGCCCGCCACCCATGGGAGCCTCGCCCGTGGCGCGTCCGCACCGCTGCCCGGCACCGTCTTCGCGCTCGCGCTGACCGGCGGTATGACGTTGGGGCCGGGGGAGGGCCGCCAGGTGCTGTTCGGGCGCAACCGCCCCGAGGTGCATGTCTGCCTCGGGGAGGACGACCCGCAGGTCAGTCGCCACCAGGGCACGCTCACGCACCGGGGCGGCCGCTGGTGGGTGAGCAACTCCGGGCGGCTGCCGATCCGTTGTCCGGGTGGCCGGCTGCTGTTCCGGGACGAGGAGCCACTGCCGCTCGACACCGGCTACACGCCGCTGTTCGTCGGCGGTTCCCGCGGGCGCGAGCACCTGCTG
This portion of the Streptomyces canus genome encodes:
- a CDS encoding nSTAND1 domain-containing NTPase: MGRREKPVDPDAGPVQRLAHDLRVLREKAGKPPYREMAERSGYSLTAMSQAAAGDRLPSPAVVRAYAEALDADPDEWERRWREADAEVRAPAPDERPPYRGLARFEPDDSDLFFGREALVTDLMELVREHRFAAVFGASGSGKSSLLRAGLIPRLRQAEGAERPAVIRVLTPGERPARTHEKAFLPRDGDGETWVIVDQFEELFTLCRDRAERDRFLDLLLAARRPESRLRVLVAVRGDFYGHCADHRELAETVCRAALLVGPMSRDELREVITGPAASVGLNVERALTARILDEVMDQPGALPMLSHALLETWHRRRGRLLTLAAYEETGGARGAIAATAEEAYGALPAEQGRAARRILLRLITPGDNTADTRRPASRAELGNGVQEVLERLVAARLVTLDGDTVELAHEALITGWPRLAGWIEEGRERLREQRRLGEAARGWEELAHDPGALYRGTRLTRAEELFARQENDGQRAREDDLTGPERAFLTASLAARDAERETATRSVRRTRSLTVGLSVFLVLALAAGLVAWQRNEVSQEETAKATARRLATVAGSLRSTDPRTAALLGVAAWKTAPLTESRSALLGALAQPERDAFTDPQAGKGVRRFLSDGGRTLVSVEGSAVTARNVADHKVTATYRLPSGTEVADVGPRSRYLDVIGPDAGEKVWNLPRGRSEAELGDASLQGSAPDGSAYLVAPPDGPGTVRLRRTDDGKVLFTTGLGRTLASAAVGPGGRLLALCPAEGPLQLWDTAGRKRLPGAWEKADRTVCGTGSGADGGARLLRFSADGRRLAAASGTRALAWDIRSGRTLADFAGDGITGFTQAALSRDGEFLATADDHELAVWRLSTGGTQVFHRQLSKDEAVGLTWDLGTPRLLRYLDGATVHTFDLTDRLTPPWQSTPADASALSPDGTALAIVTGSGGGYRFELRSTLPHSRLRSSGGTPMGAVLARAALGTLPSVSDTDVPLLAFSPDGGSLAVADTVSSHGSLRLRFTVWDVRAHRVRTVLDTSGAADRPVTALALGPGGRTLLAARAAPDVSTTEVWDTRAHRRSGTVRGLSGAALAVRPDGDLLVTSDDQYADPRAGKVSGRALADGRQVTALAFSPDGTRLAVGDSTGHVTLWDGDVRHRAGALTGTSDTASQGEPEAVGALAFSADGGTLAVGGANGTLRLWDTATQQPLGTDLPTPGDGIRSLAFAEDGGTVYAGGPDVLLQRFAIAPDRAVRTICARTGGGLTEAQWRTYVPDAPYENVCAKSD
- a CDS encoding tetratricopeptide repeat protein, which translates into the protein MSDPTYALPTMPSAAPDEPRAPDPVAVALGNASLLGVGYLMLRRRRLALAAVAGTAVLVFGLVTTASPSYEVAVLVWWAAVVVHGWFLARGGGGRGTARRQRLVALGVTLPVLLVVGLLRFDAFRIGRSVTEARESGDCARVSTAQDSVWFGHRVADAPLTARGDEAVAACDRLGTARAELSTALTGDTEALADGFGTLASVLAEGGNEKTVEATLNGFLGRLPAKDPCDTAAVTDWLSDRGRSHDVLDRAADTAALTAPAALVGCGDDHLADDSWEEARTYYERLLDRYPGSVLADRARKGARKATLSIELANVSNLLSGETGTQPEYCANPAKYSGAKPMGKGTNRALFYAFDEDGTASGYPKQFPGSWKAHDAADAVLVVCMGEDTFGDSVETCPYYNSGFSGSSSYVSFHKIEIPVKVYELRTGRLVADRKIQISGTSCPSTIFTAESTVSMYVDPSTSDVRSAFRPLVVR
- a CDS encoding serine/threonine-protein kinase, yielding MLVTPEAGDKIAGRYLLREPIGRGGMGVVWLAWDERLERRVAVKCARLDDDRATRRLMGEARNAGRLHHPNIVGVFDFVDEGATCWIIMEYVPSRSLAQILTESGPLTPEAAGSIGCQIAAALAKSHHEGVVHGDVTPENILVTGEGVARLTDFGISRALWSDVTHSGTSSVPGKPRYLAPELAKGQPAGEKSDVFSLGASLFMAVEGRSPYGEVEHPMAYLARAVEGHIEPAHRAGPLEGPLTALLEVEPRRRPDAAKAQRLLTRAAPPPPHIAEQLHDSRMRDFTSPTLRLRRLVRRAPDSTPSFVPQSQQPPRRRRLAITAVALAAAGAITAGLVVFGPWASKDEGDEGGRKGATDAKPSATAPAGAVGDERTADPCGLLDAASLSRFGDTVLAPEYGEFDRCDVLVRNNSGDDNADVQVNLDSDRDDFDDIESTHLAGGLTVVTLKRNGRACERAVLTADGKQIRVIGKQLGEVAPDPCQMADAATDRVVGVLADGPVPRRSSSPAANSLARLDTCTLLDATALKRLPGVDADNRDRGFGSWSCDWSSDDGKREVEIQFSRDNSLDADDGTAVDVAGTRSYYVADEAEDDSCTVRTPHRTYTDSVGDRTTELVQLTVYAPQPDRQLCDSAAEFAAVVVRNIAKRLPEA
- a CDS encoding FHA domain-containing protein, whose amino-acid sequence is MTELGTPDGTGARRLPATHGSLARGASAPLPGTVFALALTGGMTLGPGEGRQVLFGRNRPEVHVCLGEDDPQVSRHQGTLTHRGGRWWVSNSGRLPIRCPGGRLLFRDEEPLPLDTGYTPLFVGGSRGREHLLEVFVTGPGGDRPPPRHEDVTRPPRVWALTEQEKLALVVLGRRYLLHEPRPQPLTWRQTAAELAEVQPGAGWTDKRVEHLVNGVRTRLSRDGVPWLTREELGEPVGNALNDHLIRALLASTTLVPMDLALIDAA
- a CDS encoding serine/threonine-protein kinase, with amino-acid sequence MSGGADRGLGGVIAGRYRLRERLGSGGGGHVWLAEDEDLKVRVAVKEIAVPHQSDGPGDDPVHRGRREALKAAQLREHPNVITVYDVVEDDDRPWIVMEYLPGTRDLRAVVEDRGPLPSEEVAGIGAATLDALSAGHRLGIIHRDVKPSNVLLAPDPSGAADRRVLLTDYGISLWPRETRVTRSGMVVGTPGYLAPERLSGGEATEATDLFSIGATLYFAVEGASPFERDTLDASLMAALTAEPAVPQRASDPLRRVIMGLLAKDPAERMRVERARELLAEAEGTGTPRTPLPALAGTARERTGSSAGSTAATGSRSASGSASGAARRAPGLRTSVLLTLVAVLVGGGGFALGAATYSAEKAGVKGSEVGKKVAAGPSPTVTRLAYPYGRQAGLREELTPGQCVDADGKDGKFKELRKVKLVDCYDDNPDGQVITTVAAGGARAVRDECTRRTAKLRATMADPVLYVLTPGTGQSEPPPSACLLFLKNATAGGPLGDFRKFGDEVYVTQLGPGDCIDTREEEDDTHTETLVNCGGPHDQQMVGWTRASGDGSAGSVDAGDLCDEKYGVNWARGQGHEMWGWYSSDEEWDAGFRWVLCGVAREDGKKLPGGTLKSAY